The Arachis hypogaea cultivar Tifrunner chromosome 19, arahy.Tifrunner.gnm2.J5K5, whole genome shotgun sequence genome has a window encoding:
- the LOC112779660 gene encoding uncharacterized protein yields the protein MMMENLLETIKSQVSKLKLTKKKKKKPYIKIDKSASVKVEIRSRKARNLIDKTLKAADRPGKTTPIS from the coding sequence atgatgatggagaaccTGTTGGAGACGATAAAGTCTCAGGTGAGCAAGCTGAAgctaacgaagaagaagaagaagaagccgtACATAAAAATCGATAAGAGTGCGAGCGTGAAGGTTGAGATCCGAAGCAGAAAGGCTCGCAACCTTATCGACAAGACTCTTAAGGCTGCTGATCGCCCTGGCAAAACCACCCCTATCTCTTAA
- the LOC112779293 gene encoding cyclin-D4-1 isoform X1, which translates to MSSSSASMLCVEDASEAISDHPSPPSLTALWQPYDDDSDISELIDAEARHMASADYLRRCGDGSVDVSARLDAINWMLKVQAFYEFHPVTAFLSINYMDRFLSLVSLPVRSRWAFQLLSVACLSVAAKMEEPQVPLLLDLQLFQPTLVFHPKTLRRMELCLLSNLNWTLRSVTPFHYLHYYLTNLPSSSSSFNRLQLLSAASDLILASTRVIKFLEFPPSAVAAAAVLCSAGHHHPHVFHHRVNHEMVRRCHQLMEDYVLDTCPASTTKATRGHPPPQSPVAVLDVSTCASCDTPSSARPQHDPPNKRLRSSPPDVRQP; encoded by the exons ATGTCTTCTTCCTCCGCTAGCATGCTGTGCGTCGAAGACGCCAGCGAAGCAATCTCCGACCACCCCTCTCCGCCATCATTGACAGCACTCTGGCAGCCCTACGACGATGATTCCGACATCAGCGAACTCATCGACGCAGAGGCGCGGCACATGGCGTCGGCGGATTACCTCCGGCGGTGCGGCGATGGTTCGGTGGACGTGAGCGCACGGTTGGACGCCATCAACTGGATGTTAAAG GTGCAGGCATTCTATGAGTTCCATCCAGTAACGGCCTTCCTTTCCATCAACTACATGGACCGCTTCCTCTCCCTCGTTTCTCTTCCGGTACGATCCAGGTGGGCATTTCAGCTACTATCCGTGGCGTGTTTGTCTGTGGCGGCGAAAATGGAGGAGCCACAAGTGCCTCTCTTGCTTGACCTCCAGCTTTTCCAGCCAACCTTGGTGTTTCACCCCAAAACCCTTCGCAGAATGGAGCTTTGCCTCTTGTCTAATCTCAACTGGACACTCCGTTCCGTTACCCCCTTCCATTACCTTCATTATTACCTCACCaacctcccttcttcttcttcttctttcaaccgGTTACAGTTACTCTCCGCTGCCTCCGACCTCATCCTCGCCTCCACCCGTG TGATTAAGTTCTTGGAGTTTCCGCCGTCCGCCGTGGCAGCTGCCGCCGTCCTCTGCTCAGCTGGCCACCACCACCCTCATGTATTCCACCACAGAGTAAACCAT GAAATGGTGAGACGCTGTCACCAACTAATGGAGGACTACGTGCTGGACACGTGTCCCGCATCCACCACCAAAGCCACGCGAGGCCACCCGCCACCTCAGAGCCCCGTCGCCGTCCTCGACGTCTCCACCTGTGCCAGCTGCGACACCCCTTCTTCAGCCCGCCCCCAACATGACCCGCCAAACAAGCGGCTGCGATCCTCTCCCCCGGATGTACGGCAGCCGTAA
- the LOC112776953 gene encoding uncharacterized protein isoform X2 yields the protein MNDAMAASECSSGVESGWTLYLDHSYSINHNSGYYEEDKRRNKHEDSTDEEDLSMVSDASSWPPHDDTNYDENQNNNNNNNGAFCNSASKAVKLSKTKRQKKVKEPSYLHDTASSHVYDFSTNKVDDSNQQTYTQSMLDCSQGFSATYVQRKSSCQEHFGFFQPSLSENELQENNWYGGKGIGMR from the exons ATGAATGATGCAATGGCGGCTTCTGAATGCAGCAGTGGTGTTGAGTCTGGTTGGACTCTATATCTAGACCACTCTTACAGCATTAACCATAATAGTGGTTACTATGAAGAGGACAAGAGGAGGAACAAGCATGAGGACTCAACTGATGAGGAGGACTTGTCCATGGTTTCTGATGCTTCTTCTTGGCCTCCACATGATGACACTAATTATGATGAGAatcagaataataataataataataatggagccTTTTGTAATTCTGCTTCCAAAGCAGTGAAGCTCTCCAAGACCAAGAGACAGAAGAAGGTTAAGGAGCCTTCTTATCTTCATGACACTGCTAGCTCTCATGTCTATGACTTCTCCACA AACAAAGTTGATGATTCCAACCAACAAACTTACACACAGAGTATGCTAGATTGTTCACAAGGTTTCTCTGCCACTTATGTTCAG AGGAAATCTTCATGCCAAGAACACTTTGGTTTCTTTCAACCATCTCTATCAGAAAATGAACTTCAAGAAAACAA CTGGTATGGAGGAAAAGGGATTGGAATGAGGTAA
- the LOC112776956 gene encoding magnesium transporter MRS2-3, with amino-acid sequence MHEMIMMMNRRRSGIKREWAVAVVGAGGEMESLEAGKQEIMRRTRVAARDLRRMLSSSSRTTIAGRECAIVINLEHIKCIITANEALFLNSRDPSLVSLLHHFHNRIILPPSSSTNILPFEFVALEACLHASCTALETHSNILHQEAHTAFYKLTSEINILNLERVRQIKNRLLALTCRAQKVRDELERLLDNDEDMIEMYLTNKLRSEDAVSNIAELEMLLGAYLVQIGGTLNKLFTVREYAEETEEYINAMLKEKQDKLLQMAVRVGTANVIAEAFITVVGIFTINIHIDLFQKHALLPWIVGGCVASSIFLYVFAIVWYRHKHLLD; translated from the exons atgcatgaaatgataatgatgatgaataGGAGGAGATCAGGAATTAAAAGGGAGTGGGCGGTGGCAGTGGTGGGGGCTGGCGGAGAGATGGAGTCGTTGGAAGCAGGGAAGCAGGAGATAATGCGGAGGACGCGGGTGGCGGCGCGTGACCTGAGGCGGATGCTCTCCTCCTCCAGCAGGACCACCATAGCTGGCAGAGAGTGCGCCATAGTCATCAACTTGGAGCACATCAAATGCATCATCACTGCCAATGAAGCTCTCTTCCTCAACTCCAGGGATCCCTCTCTCGTCTCCCTTCTTCACCACTTTCATAACCGCATCATCCTCCCTCCTTCCTCATCCACCAACATCCTTCCATTTGAGTTCGTTGCTCTCGAAGCATGCCTTCACGCTTCTTGCACCGCCTTAGAAACTCACTCTAATATATTGCACCAGGAAGCTCATACCGCCTTCTATAAACTAACCTCAGAGATTAATATTCTCAATTTGGAGCGCGTTCGCCAAATTAAGAACCGCTTACTTGCCCTTACTTGTCGTGCTCAGAAG GTGAGGGATGAGTTAGAGAGGTTGCTGGATAATGATGAAGACATGATTGAGATGTATCTTACAAACAAGTTACGTTCTGAAGATGCTGTGAGCAACATAGCGGAGCTTGAGATGCTCTTGGGAGCATACCTTGTGCAAATCGGTGGAACTCTCAACAAATTATTCACG GTGAGGGAGTATGCGGAAGAAACAGAGGAGTACATAAACGCGATGCTGAAGGAGAAACAGGACAAGCTGCTGCAAATGGCAGTGAGAGTGGGCACGGCAAATGTGATTGCGGAGGCCTTCATTACCGTCGTGGGTATTTTTACCATCAACATTCACATTGACCTGTTTCAAAAGCATGCCTTGCTTCCATGGATTGTAGGTGGCTGTGTTGCTTCTTCCATATTCCTCTATGTCTTTGCCATTGTTTGGTACAGGCACAAACACTTGCTGGATTAG
- the LOC112776957 gene encoding serine carboxypeptidase-like 18 isoform X1: MAFRKLTNMTILVLILILILVITASSSKPVDTLPGFPGKLPFNLQTGYVGVGDMDSVQLFYWFVESERNPEEDPLLLWLTGGPGCSGFSGLVFEVGPLMFDYAKSRGSGTLPTLKLNPFSWTKVASMIFIDAPVGTGFSYATNPDSYGVTDTLAAAHNYQFLRKWLLSNTKFQKNPLYIAGDSYSGIILPILVKTISDGNESGGGGKRMNLKGYILGNPATDLSVDKNWRIPFYHKHALISDQLYQATKTNCKGQYINVDSSNAACFQNLQLVSECVRNIFTAQILEPNCFDAATKEAKAFGWDPSNLTHHNQLNLLLPNAFHHHTPTWCRNYNYVFSYIWANDGEVQTALHVRKGIKMEWNRCNRSLSYTYDVTSTVPYHKYLINKDYKVLIYSGDHDAVIPYLGTMTWIKSLNLSLKRDWLPWYVGGQVGGYTLQYTQRNYNLVYATVKGGGHTAPEYRPEESLAMISRWLAGFPI, translated from the exons ATGGCATTCAGGAAACTAACTAACATGACGATCCTCGTGCTCATTCTCATTCTCATTCTTGTCATCACGGCCAGTTCTTCTAAACCTGTTGACACCCTTCCTGGCTTCCCTGGCAAACTGCCTTTTAACCTTCAAACTGG TTATGTGGGAGTAGGGGACATGGATTCCGTGCAGCTATTCTATTGGTTCGTGGAATCAGAAAGGAATCCAGAGGAAGATCCTCTTTTGCTTTGGCTGACTGGAGGCCCCGGTTGTTCTGGCTTCTCTGGCCTCGTCTTCGAAGTAG GTCCGCTTATGTTTGATTATGCCAAATCAAGAGGCAGCGGAACGTTACCTACCCTTAAGCTGAATCCATTCTCATGGACAAAg GTAGCTAGCATGATCTTCATAGATGCCCCTGTGGGTACTGGATTTTCTTATGCCACAAATCCCGACTCTTATGGAGTCACTGATACTTTAGCAGCTGCACATAATTACCAGTTTTTGCGCAAG TGGCTTTTGTCCAATACCAAGTTCCAGAAGAATCCACTATACATAGCTGGCGATTCTTACTCGGGCATCATCCTCCCTATACTTGTCAAGACCATATCTGATG GAAACGAGAGTggaggaggaggaaaaagaaTGAATCTAAAGGGATACATACTGGGAAACCCCGCCACAGATTTGTCTGTTGATAAAAACTGGAGAATTCCATTCTATCATAAACATGCCCTTATTTCCGATCAACTCTATCAG GCAACTAAAACAAATTGCAAAGGTCAATACATAAACGTAGACTCAAGCAATGCCGCATGTTTCCAGAATCTCCAACTTGTGTCCGAG TGCGTTAGGAATATTTTTACAGCGcaaatattagaaccaaactgtTTCGATGCTGCCACAAAAGAGGCTAAAGCATTTGGATGGGATCCTAGTAATCTCACACACCATAATCAATTGAACCTCCTCCTTCCTAACGCTTTTCATCACCACACCCCAACCTGGTGTCgg AACTACAACTACGTCTTCTCTTACATCTGGGCTAACGATGGAGAAGTTCAAACAGCTCTTCACGTTCGGAag ggAATCAAGATGGAATGGAACAGATGCAATCGGAGTTTATCTTACACCTATGATGTCACAAGCACTGTACCATATCACAAGTATCTTATTAACAAAGACTATAAAGTTTTGATTTACAG TGGAGATCATGATGCAGTTATTCCATATTTGGGTACAATGACATGGATAAAATCTCTGAATTTGTCGCTCAAACGAGACTGGTTACCATGGTACGTAGGTGGACAAGTAGGAGG ATATACATTGCAGTATACACAGCGGAATTATAACCTAGTGTATGCAACTGTGAAG GGAGGGGGCCACACCGCACCTGAGTACAGGCCTGAGGAAAGTCTTGCTATGATATCTAGGTGGCTTGCTGGTTTTCCTATCTAA
- the LOC112776779 gene encoding protein CYSTEINE-RICH TRANSMEMBRANE MODULE 13, whose protein sequence is MSYYNQQQPPVGVPPPQGYPPESYGKDAYPPPGYPPQGYPPPPAYPAQGYPPPQYAPQYAQPPPPQQNSSGPGCMEGCLAALCCCCLLEACF, encoded by the exons ATGAGTTACTACAACCAGCAGCAACCACCCGTCGGCGTTCCTCCGCCGCAAG GTTATCCGCCGGAGTCATACGGAAAGGACGCTTATCCGCCTCCGGGATATCCGCCGCAAGGTTACCCTCCGCCGCCGGCCTACCCGGCGCAGGGATATCCTCCTCCGCAGTATGCTCCTCAGTACGCTCAACCTCCGCCTCCTCAACAGAATTCAAGTGGCCCTGGCTGCATGGAAGGCTG TTTGGCTGCTCTATGCTGCTGCTGCCTGCTGGAGGCCTGCTTCTGA
- the LOC112776954 gene encoding uncharacterized protein gives MLMALTVAINKYASSNLQALHKTQQRKPPSTLTTITNNVELGRRSLILSTLIATTQVPESRTQLLQKYLKKSEENKDKNDKERLESYYKRNYKDYFDLMEGTLRAKNDEQLSDTEKGILDWLQRNK, from the exons ATGTTGATGGCACTAACTGTCGCAATAAACAAGTATGCTTCTTCCAACCTTCAAGCACTTCATAAGACACAACAACGAAAGCCACCATCAACGTTAACCACCATTACCAACAACGTTGAACTTGGAAGGAGAAGCCTGATCTTATCCACTTTAATCGCCACCACCCAAGTTCCCGAATCTAGGACCCAGCTACTTCAAA AATATCTCAAGAAATCAGAGGAAAACAAGGACAAAAATGACAAAGAG AGGTTGGAGAGTTATTACAAGCGAAACTACAAAGATTACTTCGATTTGATGGAAGGAACTTTGAGGGCAAAGAATGATGAGCAGCTTTCGGATACAGAAAAGGGTATCCTTGATTGGTTGCAACGTAACAAGTGA
- the LOC112779579 gene encoding nucleobase-ascorbate transporter 4 translates to MAAGGGGKADDDFQPHPVKDQLPGVDYCITSSPSWPEGILLGFQNYLVMLGTIVFLSTLLVPLMGGGNVEKAEMIQTLLFVAAINTLLQTWFGTRLPVVVGASYAFIIPAISVAFSSRMSVFIDPHQRFKQSMRAIQGALIVASVFQIIIGFLGFWRIFARFLSPLSAVPLVTLTGLGFFALGFPKLANCVEIGLPALLILVIFSQYIPQIMKSRVVDRYSVIYSIGIAWAFSEILTAAGAYKGRSPITQLSCRTDRSGLISAAPWLRVPYPFQWGAPSFNVGDAFAMVAASLVAIIESTGTFIAASRFGSATPVPPSVLSRGIGWLGISNLVDAFFGTATGSTASVENAGLLGLTRVGSRRVVQISAGFMFFFSILGKFGAVLASIPLPIVAAVYCILFAYVASAGLCFLQFCNLNSFRTMFIIGFSLFMGLSVPQYFNEYLLISGHGPVHTRSIAFNSIVQVIFSSPGTVAIIVAYLLDFTMSRGHSATRRDSGRHWWGRFRNFDQDIRTEEFYSLPMNLNRFFPSF, encoded by the exons ATGGCAGCAGGAGGAGGTGGAAAGGCTGATGATGACTTTCAACCTCATCCTGTGAAGGATCAACTTCCCGGTGTTGATTACTGCATTACCAGCTCCCCCTCATGGC cTGAAGGGATACTACTTGGGTTTCAGAACTACCTCGTTATGCTTGGCACCATCGTCTTTCTTTCTACCTTACTTGTCCCTTTGATGGGTGGTGGCAAT GTGGAGAAGGCTGAAATGATACAGACTCTGCTGTTTGTTGCTGCCATTAACACTCTCTTGCAGACATGGTTTGGAACAAGGCTTCCAGTGGTTGTGGGGGCTTCCTATGCCTTCATCATTCCCGCTATTTCCGTTGCTTTCTCCTCAAGGATGAGTGTTTTCATAGACCCTCACCAG AGATTTAAACAATCCATGAGAGCCATACAAGGTGCACTCATTGTTGCGTCCGTATTCCAAATCATAATCGGCTTCTTGGGATTCTGGAGAATATTTGCAAG GTTCCTTAGTCCCCTCAGTGCGGTTCCCCTTGTCACTCTTACTGGCCTTGGATTCTTTGCGCTTGGCTTCCCAAAA TTGGCAAATTGTGTTGAAATTGGGCTCCCTGCATTGCTTATTCTGGTGATATTTTCCCAG TACATTCCCCAGATAATGAAATCAAGAGTAGTTGATAGATACTCAGTAATATACTCTATTGGAATTGCATGGGCATTTTCTGAGATTTTGACTGCAGCTGGTGCATATAAAGGAAGATCACCAATTACTCAATTGAGTTGCCGTACTGATCGATCCGGGTTAATTAGTGCTGCTCCTTG GTTAAGAGTCCCATATCCATTTCAATGGGGAGCCCCTTCTTTCAATGTTGGTGATGCTTTTGCAATGGTTGCTGCTTCTCTAGTTGCAATTATAGAG TCAACTGGGACATTCATTGCAGCCTCAAGATTTGGAAGTGCAACTCCTGTTCCACCATCTGTCCTTAGCCGTGGTATTGGTTGGCTG GGAATCAGTAATCTTGTGGATGCCTTTTTCGGCACGGCAACTGGATCCACTGCATCAGT TGAAAATGCAGGACTCTTGGGTTTAACACGAGTTGGAAGCCGAAGGGTCGTTCAAATATCAGCAGGATTCATGTTTTTCTTCTCTATATTAG GAAAATTCGGAGCGGTTCTTGCTTCGATCCCATTGCCAATTGTAGCAGCTGTGTACTGCATTCTCTTTGCCTATGTAG CATCAGCAGGCCTTTGTTTTCTTCAATTCTGTAATCTGAACAGCTTCAGAACAATGTTCATCATTGGCTTTTCTCTCTTCATGGGCCTTTCTGTTCCTCAATATTTCAATGAATATCTGTTAATATCTGGTCATGGCCCTGTTCATACTCGTTCCATTGCT TTCAACAGTATAGTGCAAGTGATTTTCTCATCTCCAGGAACTGTGGCAATTATAGTAGCTTACTTGTTGGATTTTACCATGAGTCGCGGCCACAGCGCAACGAGGCGTGACAGTGGGAGACACTGGTGGGGAAGGTTCAGGAACTTCGATCAGGATATTAGAACCGAAGAGTTCTATTCCCTGCCTATGAACCTTAATAGATTTTTCCCTTCATTCTGA
- the LOC112776957 gene encoding serine carboxypeptidase-like 18 isoform X2 gives MAFRKLTNMTILVLILILILVITASSSKPVDTLPGFPGKLPFNLQTGYVGVGDMDSVQLFYWFVESERNPEEDPLLLWLTGGPGCSGFSGLVFEVGPLMFDYAKSRGSGTLPTLKLNPFSWTKVASMIFIDAPVGTGFSYATNPDSYGVTDTLAAAHNYQFLRKWLLSNTKFQKNPLYIAGDSYSGIILPILVKTISDGNESGGGGKRMNLKGYILGNPATDLSVDKNWRIPFYHKHALISDQLYQATKTNCKGQYINVDSSNAACFQNLQLVSECVRNIFTAQILEPNCFDAATKEAKAFGWDPSNLTHHNQLNLLLPNAFHHHTPTWCRNYNYVFSYIWANDGEVQTALHVRKGIKMEWNRCNRSLSYTYDVTSTVPYHKYLINKDYKVLIYSGDHDAVIPYLGTMTWIKSLNLSLKRDWLPWYVGGQVGGEGATPHLSTGLRKVLL, from the exons ATGGCATTCAGGAAACTAACTAACATGACGATCCTCGTGCTCATTCTCATTCTCATTCTTGTCATCACGGCCAGTTCTTCTAAACCTGTTGACACCCTTCCTGGCTTCCCTGGCAAACTGCCTTTTAACCTTCAAACTGG TTATGTGGGAGTAGGGGACATGGATTCCGTGCAGCTATTCTATTGGTTCGTGGAATCAGAAAGGAATCCAGAGGAAGATCCTCTTTTGCTTTGGCTGACTGGAGGCCCCGGTTGTTCTGGCTTCTCTGGCCTCGTCTTCGAAGTAG GTCCGCTTATGTTTGATTATGCCAAATCAAGAGGCAGCGGAACGTTACCTACCCTTAAGCTGAATCCATTCTCATGGACAAAg GTAGCTAGCATGATCTTCATAGATGCCCCTGTGGGTACTGGATTTTCTTATGCCACAAATCCCGACTCTTATGGAGTCACTGATACTTTAGCAGCTGCACATAATTACCAGTTTTTGCGCAAG TGGCTTTTGTCCAATACCAAGTTCCAGAAGAATCCACTATACATAGCTGGCGATTCTTACTCGGGCATCATCCTCCCTATACTTGTCAAGACCATATCTGATG GAAACGAGAGTggaggaggaggaaaaagaaTGAATCTAAAGGGATACATACTGGGAAACCCCGCCACAGATTTGTCTGTTGATAAAAACTGGAGAATTCCATTCTATCATAAACATGCCCTTATTTCCGATCAACTCTATCAG GCAACTAAAACAAATTGCAAAGGTCAATACATAAACGTAGACTCAAGCAATGCCGCATGTTTCCAGAATCTCCAACTTGTGTCCGAG TGCGTTAGGAATATTTTTACAGCGcaaatattagaaccaaactgtTTCGATGCTGCCACAAAAGAGGCTAAAGCATTTGGATGGGATCCTAGTAATCTCACACACCATAATCAATTGAACCTCCTCCTTCCTAACGCTTTTCATCACCACACCCCAACCTGGTGTCgg AACTACAACTACGTCTTCTCTTACATCTGGGCTAACGATGGAGAAGTTCAAACAGCTCTTCACGTTCGGAag ggAATCAAGATGGAATGGAACAGATGCAATCGGAGTTTATCTTACACCTATGATGTCACAAGCACTGTACCATATCACAAGTATCTTATTAACAAAGACTATAAAGTTTTGATTTACAG TGGAGATCATGATGCAGTTATTCCATATTTGGGTACAATGACATGGATAAAATCTCTGAATTTGTCGCTCAAACGAGACTGGTTACCATGGTACGTAGGTGGACAAGTAGGAGG GGAGGGGGCCACACCGCACCTGAGTACAGGCCTGAGGAAAGTCTTGCTATGA
- the LOC112779293 gene encoding cyclin-D4-1 isoform X2, giving the protein MSSSSASMLCVEDASEAISDHPSPPSLTALWQPYDDDSDISELIDAEARHMASADYLRRCGDGSVDVSARLDAINWMLKVQAFYEFHPVTAFLSINYMDRFLSLVSLPVRSRWAFQLLSVACLSVAAKMEEPQVPLLLDLQLFQPTLVFHPKTLRRMELCLLSNLNWTLRSVTPFHYLHYYLTNLPSSSSSFNRLQLLSAASDLILASTRGNGETLSPTNGGLRAGHVSRIHHQSHARPPATSEPRRRPRRLHLCQLRHPFFSPPPT; this is encoded by the exons ATGTCTTCTTCCTCCGCTAGCATGCTGTGCGTCGAAGACGCCAGCGAAGCAATCTCCGACCACCCCTCTCCGCCATCATTGACAGCACTCTGGCAGCCCTACGACGATGATTCCGACATCAGCGAACTCATCGACGCAGAGGCGCGGCACATGGCGTCGGCGGATTACCTCCGGCGGTGCGGCGATGGTTCGGTGGACGTGAGCGCACGGTTGGACGCCATCAACTGGATGTTAAAG GTGCAGGCATTCTATGAGTTCCATCCAGTAACGGCCTTCCTTTCCATCAACTACATGGACCGCTTCCTCTCCCTCGTTTCTCTTCCGGTACGATCCAGGTGGGCATTTCAGCTACTATCCGTGGCGTGTTTGTCTGTGGCGGCGAAAATGGAGGAGCCACAAGTGCCTCTCTTGCTTGACCTCCAGCTTTTCCAGCCAACCTTGGTGTTTCACCCCAAAACCCTTCGCAGAATGGAGCTTTGCCTCTTGTCTAATCTCAACTGGACACTCCGTTCCGTTACCCCCTTCCATTACCTTCATTATTACCTCACCaacctcccttcttcttcttcttctttcaaccgGTTACAGTTACTCTCCGCTGCCTCCGACCTCATCCTCGCCTCCACCCGTG GAAATGGTGAGACGCTGTCACCAACTAATGGAGGACTACGTGCTGGACACGTGTCCCGCATCCACCACCAAAGCCACGCGAGGCCACCCGCCACCTCAGAGCCCCGTCGCCGTCCTCGACGTCTCCACCTGTGCCAGCTGCGACACCCCTTCTTCAGCCCGCCCCCAACATGA
- the LOC112776953 gene encoding uncharacterized protein isoform X1 — protein sequence MNDAMAASECSSGVESGWTLYLDHSYSINHNSGYYEEDKRRNKHEDSTDEEDLSMVSDASSWPPHDDTNYDENQNNNNNNNGAFCNSASKAVKLSKTKRQKKVKEPSYLHDTASSHVYDFSTNKVDDSNQQTYTQSMLDCSQGFSATYVQRKSSCQEHFGFFQPSLSENELQENNSWYGGKGIGMR from the exons ATGAATGATGCAATGGCGGCTTCTGAATGCAGCAGTGGTGTTGAGTCTGGTTGGACTCTATATCTAGACCACTCTTACAGCATTAACCATAATAGTGGTTACTATGAAGAGGACAAGAGGAGGAACAAGCATGAGGACTCAACTGATGAGGAGGACTTGTCCATGGTTTCTGATGCTTCTTCTTGGCCTCCACATGATGACACTAATTATGATGAGAatcagaataataataataataataatggagccTTTTGTAATTCTGCTTCCAAAGCAGTGAAGCTCTCCAAGACCAAGAGACAGAAGAAGGTTAAGGAGCCTTCTTATCTTCATGACACTGCTAGCTCTCATGTCTATGACTTCTCCACA AACAAAGTTGATGATTCCAACCAACAAACTTACACACAGAGTATGCTAGATTGTTCACAAGGTTTCTCTGCCACTTATGTTCAG AGGAAATCTTCATGCCAAGAACACTTTGGTTTCTTTCAACCATCTCTATCAGAAAATGAACTTCAAGAAAACAA CAGCTGGTATGGAGGAAAAGGGATTGGAATGAGGTAA